The following proteins are co-located in the Gigantopelta aegis isolate Gae_Host chromosome 5, Gae_host_genome, whole genome shotgun sequence genome:
- the LOC121373120 gene encoding fibrinolytic enzyme, isozyme C-like, which produces MFPAQSLGSPTNYIVGGSAADIADFPYQCSLRYSGSHTCGCVIITKNKILTAAHCVDGRTQTETHENYNDGSGTFANDVAVIALSSDLEFTDNIKAANLSLPTDPDYDGDDCILTGWGRTNTGTELPDKLLQVTTTGLSRAECQSAMSGISGVDIQNMHLCVMTAAKDGGSCNGDSGGPMQCRGKVAGVTSWGISSSGTCLTTYPSVYARVSHFNSWISSA; this is translated from the exons ATGTTTCCAG CTCAATCTCTGGGCAGCCCGACGAATTATATTGTCGGTGGATCTGCGGCTGACATTGCCGATTTTCCGTACCAGTGTTCTCTGCGGTATTCCGGTTCGCACACGTGCGGTTGTGTTATTATCACTAAGAACAAAATTCTCACAGCTGCTCATTGCGTTGACGGAAGGAC acagacagagaca cACGAAAATTACAACGATGGATCAGGAACATTTGCGAACGATGTTGCAGTGATCGCTCTGTCGAGTGATTTAGAATTTACTGACAACATCAAGGCTGCTAACTTATCGCTACCCACTGACCCTGACTACGACGGCGACGACTGCATTCTGACAGGCTGGGGCCGTACAAACA CGGGCACTGAGTTACCGGACAAGTTATTGCAAGTGACCACAACAGGTTTGAGCAGAGCAGAATGCCAGTCTGCGATGAGTGGGATTTCAGGTGTCGACATTCAGAACATGCACCTTTGTGTCATGACAGCTGCAAAAGATGGAGGATCATGCAAT GGTGACAGCGGAGGACCAATGCAATGCAGAGGCAAAGTCGCCGGCGTGACGTCATGGGGTATTTCCAGTAGCGGAACCTGTTTGACAACCTATCCGAGCGTGTACGCCAGAGTGAGCCACTTCAACAGTTGGATCAGCAGCGCGTAA